The following are encoded together in the Pseudomonadota bacterium genome:
- a CDS encoding alpha-ketoglutarate-dependent dioxygenase AlkB → MARCLSEDRLGLCYRYDPHFCEPSLADRWFAELRDTVPWIQPQVRVYGRWHPMPRLTAWVADDARPYAYSGVEHAAAPWTPTLSAVREAVECASGHRFNAVLLNFYRSGADTVGWHSDDESVLGDRPVIGSVSLGAPRRFRFRPHPRAPSRPEAGPDEQPRCELLLEHGSLLVMEGDTQRRWQHCLPRGRASQPRLNLTFRQLHD, encoded by the coding sequence GTGGCCCGCTGCCTGAGCGAGGATCGCCTCGGCCTGTGCTACCGCTACGACCCGCACTTCTGCGAGCCCTCGCTCGCCGATCGCTGGTTCGCGGAGTTGCGCGACACGGTGCCCTGGATCCAGCCGCAGGTGCGCGTGTACGGGCGTTGGCATCCGATGCCGCGTCTGACGGCGTGGGTCGCGGATGACGCGCGTCCCTACGCCTACTCCGGCGTCGAGCACGCGGCCGCGCCGTGGACGCCGACGCTCTCGGCCGTGCGCGAGGCGGTGGAGTGCGCCAGCGGCCACCGGTTCAACGCGGTGCTGTTGAATTTCTACCGCTCCGGGGCGGACACGGTGGGCTGGCACAGCGACGACGAGTCGGTGCTGGGGGATCGGCCGGTGATCGGCTCCGTCTCCCTGGGCGCCCCACGACGCTTTCGCTTTCGTCCCCATCCGCGGGCGCCTTCGAGGCCCGAGGCTGGGCCCGACGAGCAACCACGGTGTGAACTCCTGCTGGAGCACGGCAGTCTACTGGTGATGGAGGGCGATACGCAGCGCCGCTGGCAGCACTGCCTGCCGCGCGGGCGCGCCTCGCAGCCGCGCCTCAACCTGACCTTCCGCCAGTTGCACGATTAG